The Plasmodium berghei ANKA genome assembly, chromosome: 8 genome has a segment encoding these proteins:
- a CDS encoding rhoptry-associated membrane antigen, putative, giving the protein MNTLLLSLLVFQNITTYFDNFKNAGIIESNGGEIKYISENIVGTININGIHRQLNDDIENGKYNFNSGKYYYDSNAHKDYYDANDYRGEISFLETDEYDEADNEKDDDNENEESFLETDEYDEEADNEKDDDNENEESFLETDEYDEADNEKDDDNENEESFLETDEYDEADNEKDDDNENEESFLETDEYDEADNEKDDDNENEESFLETDEYDEADNEKDDDNENEESFLETDEYDEEADNENEESFLETDEYDEEADNENEESFLETDEYDEADNEKDDDNENEESFLETDEYDEADNEKDDDNENEESFLETDEYDEADNEKDDDNENEESFLETDEYDEADNEKDDDNENEESFLETDEYDEADNEKDHNDFESDEDNYADDISSSTTAQSFIEKNEMYFDDFFDSEETIKDAVKKGSKNNNSSTSSRNDSTINMINKLNKTGNTEFENKNSFNEEPQNKYEFSDVKSDKNKQSLRSQNKNAEQSNLKDIKAKNTQNNMGQIDLEEYEITNDEIPSDNMSDAYDAFAPTLHKKEKSNNESTKYKLKNNNSTKDPKYVPYKKGENIISPHIHTDIYKKNKKTDEMLEEYEQELSNDDMMELESHNEEDTPVIAETENIDGNDDSKESNSSSISFLSSLTIIILGLLYIMN; this is encoded by the exons ATGAATACCCTGTTGTTATCTTTACTtgtttttcaaaatattacaacatattttgataattttaaaaatgctGGGATTATAGAAAGTAATGGAG gagaaattaaatatatcagTGAAAACATCGTTGGCACCATTAACATAAATGg GATACATAGACAGTTAAATGACGATATAGAAAATGGTAAATACAATTTCAATTCAggtaaatattattatgattcTAATGCCCACAAGGATTATTATGATGCAAACGACTACAGAGGAGAAATAAGTTTTTTAGAAACTGATGAATATGATGAAGCGGATAATGAAAAGGATgatgataatgaaaatgaagaaagcTTCTTAGAAACTGATGAATATGATGAAGAAGCTGATAATGAAAAGGATgatgataatgaaaatgaagaaagtTTCTTAGAAACTGATGAATATGATGAAGCGGATAATGAAAAGGATgatgataatgaaaatgaagaaagtTTCTTAGAAACTGATGAATATGATGAAGCGGATAATGAAAAGGATgatgataatgaaaatgaagaaagcTTCTTAGAAACTGATGAATATGATGAAGCGGATAATGAAAAGGATgatgataatgaaaatgaagaaagtTTCTTAGAAACTGATGAATATGATGAAGCGGATAATGAAAAGGATgatgataatgaaaatgaagaaagcTTCTTAGAAACTGACGAATATGATGAAGAAGctgataatgaaaatgaagaaagcTTCTTAGAAACTGATGAATATGATGAAGAAGctgataatgaaaatgaagaaagcTTCTTAGAAACTGATGAATATGATGAAGCGGATAATGAAAAGGATgatgataatgaaaatgaagaaagtTTCTTAGAAACTGATGAATATGATGAAGCGGATAATGAAAAGGATgatgataatgaaaatgaagaaagtTTCTTAGAAACTGATGAATATGATGAAGCGGATAATGAAAAGGATgatgataatgaaaatgaagaaagtTTCTTAGAAACTGATGAATATGATGAAGCGGATAATGAAAAGGATgatgataatgaaaatgaagaaagcTTCTTAGAAACTGACGAATATGATGAAGCAGATAATGAAAAGGATCACAATG ATTTTGAATCCGATGAAGACAACTATGCAGATGATATTAGTTCATCAACAACTGCTCAATCTTTTATTGAAAAGAACGAAATGTATTTCGACGATTTCTTTGATAGTGAAGAAACTATAAAAGATGCTGTTAAAAAAGGAagcaaaaataataattcaagCACAAGTTCAAGAAATGATAGTACTATAAACAtgattaataaattaaataaaactgGCAATACCGAATTTgagaataaaaattcattcAATGAAGAACCCCAAAACAAATATGAATTTTCAGATGTTAAAtcagataaaaataaacaatcACTAAGAAgccaaaataaaaatgcagAACAATCAAACcttaaagatataaaagCTAAAAATACCCAAAACAACATGGGTCAAATAGATTTAGAAGAATATGAAATCACAAATGATGAAATACCATCCGACAATATGTCTGATGCTTATGATGCTTTTGCACCAACATTACataaaaaagagaaatCAAACAATGAATCTACCaaatacaaattaaaaaataataactcCACTAAAGATCCAAAATATGTTCCTTATAAAAAAGGAGAAAATATCATATCCCCTCATATACACACagatatttataaaaaaaataaaaaaacagacGAAATGTTGGAAGAATATG AACAAGAACTTTCAAATGACGATATGATGGAGTTAGAAAGTCACAATG aagAAGATACCCCTGTGATCGCTGAAACAGAAAATATTGATGGCAACGATG ATTCGAAGGAGTCTAACTCTAGCTCCATAAGTTTCTTAAGCTCTCTcacaattattattttaggacttttatatataatgaattaa
- a CDS encoding AAA family ATPase, putative codes for MNFPNISKKMVSGPSISDKYNVTDNKGEANHITGNFDPTALERGAKALKELDQSSNSKKAFEVIKLQELTKQKEFEKQMEEIALQKAQYLSNKARIENEERRKTINYQQEQERITAEYKTRLEAEAYQKKLLDQQKQNEDWLKTQHEQYLRQENIRKRNELELLNLKMKQIKEEKLLERENMKAKIHEENKGLIERERKNLDIHLKTLKMKADEERKTKLESINKYFEQFNNSMFLFLSDKEKLYRFASLVTLTAVGIYTTKHTTRFIRSYAETKLGKPKLIRETSLWHINNFFDIFNLKKNIHRINKLFQRTNPTSKKGSGNIFDQIVLNEQLQEKLTWSINSMQNSKKYDLYLKNILLHGPPGTGKTLFAKTLSYYSNFDYIIINGGDVSALGVHASVELNKIFEFIKKRKNKKCIIFIDEAEAFLRKGRNESSNHFSESLRNALASFLYYTGTESKSFSIILATNCKDVLDAAVIDRIDEQYNFDIPKVNEIKKMVSVYFNKYVFPLKKYKIIIDKDIDDQYLSDLSSKLIGLSGRQISKLCFNIQSCVFGSNSKVVTRELIDLIVQWNLSNSFDSVDQREKQQMHSKRNENNFKFNSAHNTNENGDDNNKGAEKRDNQKNNKITETKGNSHSTAYSKEKKMTMNS; via the coding sequence atgaatttccCAAATATTTCTAAGAAGATGGTTTCAGGACCATCGATCagtgataaatataatgtaaCAGATAATAAGGGAGAGGCAAATCATATCACGGGTAATTTTGACCCAACTGCTTTAGAGAGAGGAGCAAAGGCATTAAAAGAACTGGATCAATCATCGAATTCTAAAAAAGCATTTGaagtaataaaattacaaGAGTTAACAAAACAGAAAGAATTTGAAAAACAAATGGAAGAAATCGCCTTACAAAAGGCTCAATATTTAAGTAATAAAGCGAGaatagaaaatgaagaaaggagaaaaacaataaattatCAGCAAGAGCAAGAAAGAATAACAGctgaatataaaacaagATTAGAGGCTGAAgcatatcaaaaaaaattattagatcaacaaaaacaaaatgaagatTGGTTAAAAACTCAGCATGAACAATATTTAAGACAAGAAAATATTcgaaaaagaaatgaactagaattattaaatttaaaaatgaaacaaataaaagaagaaaaattgTTAGAAAGAGAAAATATGAAAGCGAAAATtcatgaagaaaataaaggaTTAATAGAAagagaaagaaaaaatttagaTATACATCtaaaaacattaaaaatgaaagcagatgaagaaagaaaaacaaaattagaaagcataaataaatattttgaacaatttaataattcaatgtttttattcttaAGCGATAAAGAAAAACTTTATAGATTTGCCTCACTTGTTACTTTAACAGCTGTAGGAATATATACTACTAAACATACAACTAGATTTATTAGATCATATGCTGAAACAAAATTAGGGAAGCCCAAATTAATTAGAGAAACATCTTTGTggcatataaataatttttttgatatattcaatttaaaaaaaaatatacatcgtattaataaattatttcaaaGAACCAATCCTACTTCGAAAAAGGGAAgtggaaatatatttgacCAAATTGTTCTTAATGAACAATTACAAGAAAAATTAACTTGGTCTATTAATAGTATgcaaaattcaaaaaaatatgatctttatttgaaaaatatactatTACATGGTCCCCCAGGAACTGGTAAAACCCTTTTTGCAAAAACTTTATCTTATTATAGTAATTTTGactatataataataaatggaGGTGATGTTAGTGCATTAGGAGTTCATGCATCTGtggaattaaataaaatttttgaatttataaaaaaaaggaaaaataaaaaatgtataatttttattgacGAAGCAGAAGCATTTTTAAGAAAAGGAAGAAATGAATCATCAAATCATTTTTCAGAAAGTTTGAGAAATGCATTAGcatcttttttatattacacAGGAACAGAATCAAAAAGTTTCTCCATAATTTTAGCTACTAACTGTAAGGATGTATTAGATGCAGCTGTAATTGATAGAATTGATGaacaatataattttgatatacCCAAAGttaatgaaattaaaaaaatggtttcagtatattttaataaatatgttttcccactaaaaaaatataaaatcatAATTGATAAAGACATTGATGATCAGTATTTAAGCGATTTATCTAGTAAACTTATAGGTCTGTCAGGACGACAGATATCAAAACTATGTTTTAATATACAAAGTTGTGTTTTTGGTAGCAATTCAAAAGTTGTCACAAGAGAACTAATTGACTTAATTGTTCAATGGAATCTAAGTAATTCTTTTGATTCAGTTGATCAACGTGAAAAACAACAAATGCATTCGAAAcgaaatgaaaataattttaagtTTAATTCAGCTCATAATACTAATGAAAATGgtgatgataataataaaggtGCTGAGAAACGAGATAATCagaaaaataacaaaatcaCCGAAACTAAAGGTAATTCTCATAGTACAGCTTATTCgaaagaaaagaaaatgacTATGAACAGTTAG
- a CDS encoding mediator of RNA polymerase II transcription subunit 10, putative produces the protein MKGNKGRIKLKINLGNENSNTESSLVKNKSSVYSDSNQSKENFKGDDNNSNASDKKLKDTNLEKKIVSIISKLTKIACICENKKNTNLNNIESNNEQIKVCKKLIKQMYKYEKCLININNYINDKNNNLDEVTFPSGLIKAVDNYMSPDVWIYKYLLVECKKYNDKYRNIIQNISTFNATLKHKILNEDSNQIVMPIYSPVSEDKLSFLDDSHKNYYKNVHIPKELAQNYIESMTKEEDPREGETSNEQEESRVTSE, from the coding sequence ATGAAGGGAAACAAAGGaagaataaaattaaaaataaatctaggaaatgaaaatagtaataCTGAAAGCAGtttagtaaaaaataagagtTCAGTTTACAGTGATTCGAATCAAAgtaaagaaaattttaaaggcgatgataataatagtaacgCATCTGACAAAAAGCTTAAAGACACgaatttagaaaaaaaaatagtttcAATTATATCTAAGTTGACCAAAATAGCATGTATatgtgaaaataaaaaaaatacaaatttgaACAATATTGAAAGTAATAATGAGCAAATAAAagtttgtaaaaaattaataaaacaaatgtacaaatatgaaaaatgtttaattaatataaataattatataaatgacaaaaataataatcttGATGAAGTTACATTTCCCAGTGGCCTAATCAAAGCAGTTGATAATTACATGAGTCCCGATGtatggatatataaatatttattagttGAATGCAAGAAATATAACGACAAATAcagaaatataatacaaaatatttccaCATTTAACGCAACATTGAAACATAAAATTCTTAACGAAGATTCTAACCAAATTGTTATGCCTATTTATTCCCCTGTTTCCGAAGATAAATTGTCATTTTTAGATGATtcacataaaaattattataaaaacgTACACATACCTAAAGAGCTTGctcaaaattatattgaaTCAATGACTAAAGAGGAGGATCCCCGTGAGGGTGAAACATCAAATGAACAAGAAGAATCGCGGGTAACGAGTGAATAG
- a CDS encoding E3 ubiquitin-protein ligase, putative — protein sequence MDNNREVKKKSFLKNWNINYLSNNFNNFIKSNSNNKSENNSGIETGISSGTVDNTSKNDYSLMDNSIHITNIREMNSININNIKNIRPDYYGKGYSTAENGNNNTCIKNHKYDNYNSNSNDVPINFIHTNDKEKTHVNFSNTYNKINFQKFHQNNISSTVETNVEDNKNSFSKSSFNDMNSIKENSNVYNKRVYKNLHNCNNNNSDTMNTQYNINYNKCIIDGKTNIKIENTKYHNNSNTKSTNNNVQSRNKYDINNEYSMNKNILINKNNSECKNNTINLNDQGSKNNDTSNNNDQISFKNNRSCSVSSMVSSNSSIPSSVYSRHPSNYSQIDRINQKKHKISRIIGSNDNNVNKRNISVSHIINNNSNDRTCNCHENSYCDWNKSEKNNSLSEEQASKNAQEENYNIYRSELNKNISTYTSNDRNATSGFTQNCITTNSSINTISETRPNYYEYTLNNNRNSGYGDHDDYRSNRKDARYSINYNSVNTNTENKRTSIFSNGNNNNSNNINNNNKGDSDNFTDSQRGLNQYSQEIDIKYSRFSNNNAYSENNNNYMRMSNDRQGNNGRGGGGDDIYDRRDRCEQHGVSSNGNNGQGNEGGDSDGDGESGDNNEQGNREGDSDGDSDEGTSRKNNKNRRKQSSMDDEMEKKNNNSLNLDMLNPEERKREAEKYKVLGNQSYKLGYFESAIDYYTKAIQYDNTNHVYFTNRALCYKKQKLWKLANIDARQALNLEEESVKAHFILGLTLLHLNSLEEGLKKLTKAKTLSSYLKDSNESEINRYILQAKKLIYLRDEQTKQLKYAELQSFFIEKINLLNQMGYITNEEKFLRTEQTEDLFKEILGTFQKKQIPDYLCCKISMCLMNEPVITPSGMTYDKIFLYEHVKHNGSFDPVSREQFSIREVIPNYAIKEATDNFLKTNPWAFEE from the coding sequence ATGGATAATAATAGGgaagtgaaaaaaaaaagttttttgaaaaactggaatattaattatttgtcGAATAATTtcaacaattttattaaaagtaACAGCAATAATAAAAGCGAAAATAATAGCGGTATTGAAACTGGCATTAGTAGTGGTACTGTCGATAACACTAGCAAGAATGACTATAGTTTAATGGATAATAGCATACACATAACTAACATTAGAGAAATGAATAgtataaacataaataatataaaaaatattcgcCCTGATTATTATGGGAAAGGATATTCTACTGCTGAAAACGGGAATAACAATACATGCATTaaaaatcataaatatgataacTACAACAGCAATAGTAATGATGTTcctataaattttattcatacTAATGATAAGGAAAAAACACATGTGAATTTTTCTAACACatacaataaaattaattttcaaaaatttcatcaaaataatatatcatcTACTGTGGAAACTAATGTagaagataataaaaactcCTTTAGCAAAAGTAGCTTTAATGATATGAATTCCATAAAGGAGAATAGCAACGTCTATAATAAAcgtgtatataaaaatcttcacaattgtaataataataattccgATACAATGAATAcacaatataatataaactaTAATAAATGCATAATTGATGGAAAAactaatattaaaattgaaaacacaaaatatcataataattcaaatacTAAAAGTACTAATAACAATGTTCAATctagaaataaatatgatataaacAATGAATATagtatgaataaaaatatacttattaataagaataatagtgaatgcaaaaataatacaataaatttaaacGATCAAGGAAgcaaaaataatgatactTCTAATAACAATGACCaaatatcatttaaaaataatcgATCTTGTTCTGTTTCTTCTATGGTATCTTCCAATTCTTCAATTCCTTCATCTGTTTATTCTCGCCACCCATCTAATTATTCTCAAATCGATAGAATTAATCAGAAGAAGCATAAAATATCGAGAATTATTGGCTCAAATGACAATAACGTTAATAAAAGGAATATTAGCGTATCccatattataaataataatagcaaTGATCGCACTTGTAATTGCCATGAAAATTCATATTGTGATTGGAATAAAagcgaaaaaaataattctcTCTCAGAAGAACAAGCTAGTAAAAATGCACaagaagaaaattataatatttatcgatcagaattaaacaaaaatatatcaaccTATACATCTAATGATCGGAATGCCACATCTGGTTTTACTCAGAATTGTATAACTACTAATTCGAGTATAAATACAATCTCTGAAACACGaccaaattattatgaataCACCCTAAATAATAACCGTAATAGTGGTTATGGGGATCATGATGACTATAGAAGCAATCGCAAGGATGCTCGATACAGCATAAACTACAATTCTGTAAATACTAATacagaaaataaaaggaCTTCCATTTTTAGCAatggtaataataataatagtaataatattaataacaataataaaggCGATAGTGATAATTTTACCGATTCCCAAAGAGGATTAAATCAATATTCCCAAGAAATCGacataaaatattcccgatttagtaataataatgcatatagtgaaaataataataattacatGAGAATGAGCAACGATAGGCAGGGAAATAATGGACGAGGGGGCGGGGGGGATGACATATATGATAGGCGTGATAGATGCGAGCAACATGGAGTGAGTAGCAATGGAAATAATGGACAAGGAAATGAAGGAGGGGATAGCGATGGCGATGGCGAAAGTGGAGATAATAATGAACAAGGGAATCGAGAAGGAGATAGCGATGGGGATAGTGACGAGGGTACCAGCCGAAAGAACAATAAAAATCGTCGCAAGCAAAGTAGCATGGATGAtgaaatggaaaaaaaaaataataattcacTAAATTTAGATATGTTGAACCCCgaagaaagaaaaagagaagccgaaaaatataaagtatTAGGAAACCAAAGTTATAAATTAGGTTATTTTGAATCCGCAATAGACTATTATACAAAAGCTATACAATATGATAATACAAATcatgtttattttactaATCGAGCATTATgctataaaaaacaaaaattatggAAATTAGCAAATATAGATGCAAGACAAGCATTAAATTTAGAAGAAGAATCCGTAAAGGCTCATTTTATACTTGGATTAACtttattacatttaaaTAGTTTAGAAGAaggattaaaaaaattaacaaaagcAAAAACATTATCTAGCTATTTAAAAGATTCTAACGAAAGTGAAATCaatagatatattttacaagcaaaaaaattaatatatctGCGTGATGAACAAACTAAACAACTAAAATATGCAGAATTacaatcattttttattgaaaaaattaatttattaaaccAAATGGGGTACATAActaatgaagaaaaatttttaagaaCAGAACAAACAGAAGATCtatttaaagaaatattagGAACCttccaaaaaaaacagatcCCAGATTATTTATGTTGTAAAATATCTATGTGCTTAATGAATGAACCTGTTATCACTCCGAGTGGTATGacatatgataaaatttttttgtacGAACATGTAAAACACAATGGCTCATTTGATCCAGTAAGTAGAGAACAGTTTTCTATTCGAGAGGTTATACCTAATTATGCCATTAAAGAGGCAactgataattttttgaagaCAAACCCTTGGGCCTTTGAAGAATAA